One region of Lytechinus pictus isolate F3 Inbred chromosome 8, Lp3.0, whole genome shotgun sequence genomic DNA includes:
- the LOC135154956 gene encoding uncharacterized protein LOC135154956: MADDRIEDPTLLNKLEGVKIFDKPSREMIGPSKVKEPMGLKAPQKEMSGSSQVKKLTDVNLRGQARIVKFPSELNDSLSDTQRLHLFDRCGWNKYNRHRNIDRYQKYKHTSKWINIGLDSK, encoded by the exons ATGGCCGATGATCGAATAGAGGATCCTACGTTGCTAAATAAG ttggAAGGGGTAAAGATATTCGACAAGCCATCGAGGGAAATGATTGGTCCATCAAAG gttAAAGAGCCGATGGGACTAAAGGCACCACAGAAAGAAATGTCTGGTTCATCCCAG gtcaaaaAGCTGACAGATGTAAACCTACGAGGCCAGGCACGGATAGTAAAGTTT CCAAGTGAGTTGAATGACTCCCTTTCCGACACACAGAGACTACATCTATTTGATCGTTGTGGATGGAATAAGTATAATCGACATAGAAACATCGATCGTTACCAAAAGTATAAACATACTAGTAAGTGGATTAACATCGGACTGGATTCAAagtaa